In the Cydia fagiglandana chromosome 5, ilCydFagi1.1, whole genome shotgun sequence genome, one interval contains:
- the LOC134664838 gene encoding juvenile hormone acid O-methyltransferase-like yields MHDLKAYQKLHHMPVKDVKFALQEIPFKWKETNARIMDIGCGDGSVTVNVWKKYMPNNFMNIVGSDKSQYCVDFATEHYESKRVKFIKLDIEEEIPEELVESFDHVISSYTFHWVNMQETAFSNVYNLLAVGGNCLLIFLGYFKPYENYRKLSRTPKWSADLENVATKFMSPYHDSQEPEHEIIRMMQRVGFRDIDVTSHHKTFNYVRGVDDFKLLMKCLNPFDSLKDKWEDFMDDYVKLDPEAGTSVYQLLIVYGAK; encoded by the exons ATGCACGACTTAAAAGCATATCAAAAACTCCACCATATGCCGGTCAAAGATGTTAAGTTCGCGCTACAAGAAATTCCATTTAAATGGAAAGAAACTAACGCACGGATCATGGACATAGGATGTGGCGATGGAAGTGTCACTGTGAACGTTTGGAAAAAGTATATGCCGAATAACTTCATGAATATTGTTGGGAGTGACAAGAGTCAATACTGTGTAGATTTTGCGACAGAGCATTATGAGAGTAAACGCGTTAAGTTCATAAAACTTGACATTGAGGAAGAGATACCTGAAGAGCTAGTTGAAAGTTTTGACCACGTGATCTCGTCTTATACATTTCACTGGGTAAATATGCAAGA GACTGCATTTTCAAATGTGTACAACCTTTTGGCGGTAGGCGGCAATTGTCTGTTAATTTTCCTTGGATATTTCAAACCGTATGAAAATTACCGCAAACTTTCCCGTACACCAAAATGGAGCGCGGATCTTGAAAATGTTGCTACTAAGTTTATGTCGCCGTACCACGACTCACAG gaACCAGAACACGAAATAATTAGAATGATGCAACGTGTTGGTTTCCGAGACATCGATGTAACATCGCATCACAAAACCTTTAATTATGTTCGTGGCGTGGATGACTTTAAAC TGCTTATGAAATGCCTGAACCCCTTCGACAGCTTGAAGGACAAATGGGAAGATTTCATGGATGACTACGTCAAGTTGGACCCGGAGGCCGGAACCAGCGTCTATCAGTTACTGATTGTTTATGGTGCCAAGTAA